The genomic region AGCAGGTCGCGGGTCTCGCCCACCGCAGCGTCCCTCAGCCCCTTCAGGCGCGCCCGCCGCTCGAGGATGGGCCGGAGCGTCTTCGTCACCAGCCCCTCCCGCTTCCGGCAGGTGCTGATCCCGATCTCCGGCGTCGCCGCCTCCGGGCAGCAGGCGCAGCCGACCGTCTCGGGCGAGATGTTGTGGTGGACCATGAGGGAGGGGTACATGGAGGCGAAATCGATCTCCCCCACCCGCTCGTAGAGCCCGAGGAGCGGCTCGTAGACCAGTCCCCCCTTGTCCGCCACCAGGAGCTCCCACGCCGTCTTCCATCGCTCCGGCTCTCCCTTCTTCCAGGGGACCAGGATCCCCTCGCTGAGCGCCCGCTCGAGCTGCAGGTAGGTGATGGCCGTCCCGGGGGAGGTCCGGGCGAGCTTCTGCACCGGCACCTTGGCCAGACGGCTGAGGTCCAACAGACCGGCCAGCCCCGTCTCCGAGAGGAAAAAGGAGTTGCGGGCGTCCAGGTGCCAGCGGCCGAAGAGCGGCAGGGCCGGTGCCATGTAGAGCACCCGCCCGTACGAGAAGAAGGACCGGCCGCGCCGGCGCAGGCCGCGCCGGACGGCCTCCCGATCGAGGCGGAGCGGGACGCCGGCCTGCCGCGCAAGCGTCAGGAGTGTCGGCAACAGGTAGCTGTCCCCGTGGCGCGTGACCAGGACGTGGGGGTCCACCTCGTCGAGGAGGCGGTTGAGTTCGGTGAGGAGCGTGGCCGGATCCCCCTCGTCCAGGACGAGGGTCCGGCCCTCCCACCGGACCTCCAGGCGCCGGAGCCGGCCGAAGGGGCTCCCCCGTCCCCGCTCGTCCCCTTGCCCCTCGAGCTCCATCCGGGTGAGGGGCGGCTCCCGGTGGGTCAGGTCCCAGGGGGAGGCGTGGGGGATGAATGCCAGGGTGCCGTCTGCGGCGCGGGTGACGGTGCAGGGGGCGAGGGGGAAGATGCCGCGGGTGTGGCAGTAGAGGAGCGGGAGCGGCAGATCGCAGTCGTAGAGGGTGAGACCGAGGCGGGGGACGCTGAGGAGCCGGAGGAGCGCCGGCTGGCGCTCCGGATCCAGCAGCCGGCACTCCAGGACCGGCACCGGCGCGCCGGACCAGAACTCCTGCCGCCGGGTCATCCCCACCGGCTCGGCGAGGTTGGCGCGGGTCAACTCCTGGGCCGCCGCCCGCAGGGCCGCCCGGTCTCCCCGCAGGTAGAAGGGGGGCCGGAAGGGGTCCTCCAGCCGGTGGCTCCCCCCCTGCTCGTCCACCAGCCAGACCACCATGCCGCCCGGGCCGGGGTAGCAGTCGAAGAGCCACCCGGTGAGCGGAGAAGAGGGATCGAGACGCACAGGAGACCTCGAATCGGAAACGGGGGACGCGGCGCCGAGGACCTCAGCGGAGACGTGCGAGCCAGGCCCGAAGCGCCCGGACGTGCCGCCGCTTCACCGCGAGCGGGACGGCGGCATTCGCCGGGCTGGTCGAGGGGAGGACAAAGACCGGGACGCCCTCGAGCCGCACCGGCTGCGGGCCGAAGCGGCGGCAGGTTCCCTTGCCGAAGGTGCCCTCGAAGGCGGTCTTGCCGTTGAAGCAGACGGCGCGCGGCCGAAGCCGCATGACGAGCCGCGCGAGGCGCGGGCGGCCGGTCGCGAACTCCGCCGCCTTCAGGTCCGCCGCCCCTCGCGACGGCCGCTTCACGATGTCGGTGAGGCCGTAGCCGAAGGCCGGGAGCCGGGCATCCTGCTCGGGCCCAAGCCGGACCGGCGTAAGCCCCCCCTCATAGAGGAGCCGCCAGAAGGTGTTGCGCGGGTTCGCGTAGTAGTGCCCCGCCGCCGCCGAGATGAGCCCCGGGTTGATCCCCACGAAGAGCAGCCGGAGCCCCGGCGCGACGCGATCGGGCAACGGCTGCGGACCGCCCCGGCCCCGCCTCACCTATCCCCCCCGACCGGGCCGTCCCCACCGTCACGAGGCCGGCAGGATGACCGCGTCGGCTTCCACCTCGATC from Candidatus Methylomirabilis sp. harbors:
- a CDS encoding DNA polymerase domain-containing protein, with the protein product MRLDPSSPLTGWLFDCYPGPGGMVVWLVDEQGGSHRLEDPFRPPFYLRGDRAALRAAAQELTRANLAEPVGMTRRQEFWSGAPVPVLECRLLDPERQPALLRLLSVPRLGLTLYDCDLPLPLLYCHTRGIFPLAPCTVTRAADGTLAFIPHASPWDLTHREPPLTRMELEGQGDERGRGSPFGRLRRLEVRWEGRTLVLDEGDPATLLTELNRLLDEVDPHVLVTRHGDSYLLPTLLTLARQAGVPLRLDREAVRRGLRRRGRSFFSYGRVLYMAPALPLFGRWHLDARNSFFLSETGLAGLLDLSRLAKVPVQKLARTSPGTAITYLQLERALSEGILVPWKKGEPERWKTAWELLVADKGGLVYEPLLGLYERVGEIDFASMYPSLMVHHNISPETVGCACCPEAATPEIGISTCRKREGLVTKTLRPILERRARLKGLRDAAVGETRDLLDARQNALKWILVCCFGYLGYRNARFGRIEAHEAVTAYSRETLLRAMAAAEARGFRVLHAIVDSLWLQKPGAREADYAALCAAIREATGIPIALEGVYNWIAFLPSRTHPGVGVPNRFVGALPGGGLKIRGIEQRRSDTPAFVREAQEAMLEILAQAEDAAGFRAAVPAVLEVLAEAAGRLREGRVPVEALTIVKTVSQGANEHRVNSLVALASRQMAAAGVPVHPGEAVRYVITGFDKQDAGERVRALPLLTPDVTYDVAKYLEMLLEAAGTLLQPAGVTPAAIRQALGLPPAPPRRRSRP
- a CDS encoding mismatch-specific DNA-glycosylase; this translates as MPDRVAPGLRLLFVGINPGLISAAAGHYYANPRNTFWRLLYEGGLTPVRLGPEQDARLPAFGYGLTDIVKRPSRGAADLKAAEFATGRPRLARLVMRLRPRAVCFNGKTAFEGTFGKGTCRRFGPQPVRLEGVPVFVLPSTSPANAAVPLAVKRRHVRALRAWLARLR